The Triticum urartu cultivar G1812 chromosome 6, Tu2.1, whole genome shotgun sequence genome includes the window GAAAATCAGGGTCCCAATAGACAAAAGCAAGCATGGAGACGAAGCTTAAATTTTAGAGGGACAACCCATACGTCTACCAGTGTTATACTATTATCAAATAGCAAAATTATGATGAAATTTGATTTCAATGTAGAAGCATATATATAGATTATTTAAAAACATGGCATCGCTATTGCGCATAGTTGAATGTAAGGTGGATTGGGTAAATCTCATGATATACTTCAGCCCATGGCCCATGTAGCCCCTTGTAGAGACCATTCATGGAGGGTCAAAATTCAACTTGTCGTTGAGCAGTCTTGGAACATGTTTAAGGTATACACATGCAAGGCTGCCAAGCCCCAGCAAGACTTCCATGGCGCTGCTGTCAAGAAACGTGCCATCAGGGTCTGACACATGTTTCAGGAAGCAAGTGCTCATTTCTTTGCCAGGAAATTTATTTGATAGAAGCTCTATGCTGTAATAACTTTTGTTGCCTTGCCCTGAAACCGTTTCTTCTGTAGGGGCATAAATTGCAGTAAACTAAGATATGACACTCTTTACATGTAAGTGGTAGATTGCATAATCATATAAAGTATAGAAGAATTGAAGGTTAATGGACTTACATTGCCCTAGCAAAAATGTGTGCAAAACAGGAAACACAACCTGCTCAATTTTACTTAAAAATGAAGCAAAACAAAAATAGTTGTGATCCCAAGGCCAAAAGGCAATTTAAAAAATGGCATCTTAATAGCATAATATCGCTTACGAACATCTAATAGAGTAGAAACAGGTAGTTCGAAGGAACAATCTATATTTTTGTAGATTAATGAAATCACCGGTGCTCCTATGTAACAATTCTGAATTCAAAACCATATTGGAAAGGACACTTTGCCAAAATAAGGAGTAGTACTTAAATTCTCTATCTAAACACATGCACTTGGGATATAGCTCGCCATTGCTAAACACACACGCACCTGTAAACGCACGGGCATCCAGATAACAAAGATATGTCTTTTTTTCACAAAACAAATATTTCTCGCTTTCTCAATTGTAACCAAAGTTTCAGATCACGAGCGAAAACAGCGCGATCACGGCGCTATCGCGTGCTGGAAGCCTTCCCGCGAGGCGATCCCTTAAAAAACGCGATCTGCTGCTAACCGCATGATCGCGCGCGAAACGACGCTATTTGACTTTGCTGTCGCTGCAAATTTGCGGTTATGGGCCGAAAGACTGAAACACAAGGCCCTAACAGACCAGAAATGGCCCAAATTTCACGATGGTATATAGCACCTCCTCCAGAAAACCTAGCTCGTGTCCCCCCATTCCCTTCTCTCACTCCCATCAAAAAGTTTGCGGCGGCTGCGCCGTTCTTCCCACCAGCGCCGACTGATGCTTCCTTGGAAGCCAGATTCGAATGCGGGGGAGGTGGAAAGGCGACCGACGACGAGGGGCCTCTGCACGCCGCCGCCTCTGCGACCACGATGACATCTTAGTCTCACTCTCACACGGTTCCAGCAGCCGGGGCAACCACATCGCCAGGAGGTACATGAGTCCTCCGATTCCATAGTTCATTGGTAGAATATTCAGACTTGTTTGTTGATTCAGATTGTAGGCTCTGGGAGGGATTCAGATTTGTTTGTTGattggaagaagaagaagatgatccCTGTTACTCCTCAAGAAGATCTGCTCTCTGCTTCCTCTGCTTCAGAAAGTGACGACGACAACGAGGACACCGACATGAGTTCTGGTTCTGTCATGTGAGCTTGTGGGTTTCTCTATTAAGTTCCTTTTGGCGCTCATGATTCTATCCTTTCCTGTGTGCTTTTGACAAATGAATTCTGAAAACTTTGTGATGCATATAATGGACTATGGACATGCTGCTGTTGTTACTGAACGTAAGCGCCGAACTGTTGATGTTATGCTTGATGCAACTCTTGAATTTGTATTTCTATTTATCTGTTGAACTGCTGCAGATCTCTACTATACTTGTTATGTTCGAATTTATTTTGAGAATCCTTTTTTTCTACTGAAAATACCCTGTTTTCTGAGAAAAACATGCACATGTATTAGTATGGATGTGTGATATACATGTGCAAATACTGTAGCCGCGAAATGGGTTAGCGGCCGCTATAGCCGGCGATAGCGGCTGTAGCGTTGGCACAGAGCCAGCCGCTAAATGCCTTAATCCGCGATCTGAAACCTTGATTGTAACTACATTTACAAATGTAGAAGAAAAAGTGGGAGAAATACTGAAGATACTACAGTACAAGGATATTAGTGGTAGCACCGGCGGAGCTCTCGGTAGGGCGAGGCAGGGTGTCCGCCCAACCTTTATTTCCGGCAAACACGCTCGATCGACGGATGACAGGTGCAATAAGTCAATGAAAGGAAGAGTTCTCTTTGATGTTGGGTCGTGACTTGTGAGAAGGCTCCTTATTTGGGTCATGCCCTTGCCTGATGGCTGCACACACGTCACACACATGACGTACCGAACCAGTCATCACAAAGGTACGAACAGGAACAGCAGAACACAAACCACCAGCCCTGGCGCATGCCACGCGCGAACCCCAGCAGGCTAGCGGCTAGCAGCAGGCAGCAGGAGCGCTGGTGCCAGAGGCCAAGGTGGACGGTGAAGACGCACGCCCTGGCGCTAGAGGCTAGCAGCGAGGAAGTCTCACGTGCTGTAGTCTCGGCTGACCTACCTCAAAAAAATTTGGTCCTCCGCCACTGATGAGCGGTAGCATGCTGACTAAACAGCTCAAGAAATTCTAGTCCATTTTACCGGCATCTAAAACAGTAGTATTTGCCTATATCTTTTTTTTTCCTGTTTATAACAATAGGAATTGTGAACGTATAGTCTTTACCTTGGCTTTAAATATCCTGCGGCCATCAAACCCACTGCATATGTCTCAGTAGAACAACAATACACTACAGAAGAGTACTCTTGTATTATCTACTTAATCTAAAAACCATTCGATCTTCACTAAAACTGCTTTCTGAACTCCATTAATGTCATAACAAAAAGTCATGAGGGCGAACGAACCATGATGTGCTTACCATGGCAAAGAAGATGTCACGATAAGGCAAGCAAGATCTGAATTAGAAAGAACCCATCACGTACTGAAAATTCTTGAGTGTGAGAGCACACCTGCCACACACACGGGTAACGAAGATTGAGATCGACGCACCTGTGATGGCGTCCTCTATGGAGCCGATATTCCGGTCGTTGGACCTCGACGCGACCTTGTACGCCACCTGCTCTTCCAAATGAGATATCCCTCACGCCACCCCGCTGCAAATCGACCGCCCACCTAGCCTGTTACATGTGAAAAAAAGCTATGAGTGTGTCAATTCCTGTAGTATCTCTCAATATACAAGCAGCACTACATGTCTTTGCTTATGAAGTTATAAACACCTTTGTATTCGCTAAAAGATGATCATGATATTTCTATGACAGCTCAAAGTGCTGCCCGGCTGAGTGATGGCTGAGCTTGACCGGCGCGCCTCCAACAGTACCAGCGTCCAGACCTACACCTACCTCAGTGTGCCGGTTATCGGCAGAACCATCTCCCTCTACACGCCTTCCGCGGAAACACCGACGACCAATGGTTCAGATACCGGATCAAGAAGTACTGCTGGTCTCCATCATGTCGCTGCTGGGCTCGTGTTCGGTGCTGCTGGTGGGACAGTGGAAACTGTTTCATATTCAGCACCAACGGAGACATTTTGATGCAGACAAGTATGATGACAGTGGACAGGCAACATGGAGCCAGCAATTTGATGAGCATTTTTTACGGCCGCACTCCACTTTTCCATGTCTCTGCACTTCTCATTCTTGTTCCCACGTCCATATGGAGATCGTGGTTACCGGGTTGGGGTCTCCTACAAAAAAAAGAGTGAAAATGCATGCTACCATGAATACTGTCTTCAGTACAGAAAAGAACAAGCCTAATCCTTGTACATGCTATGGTGTCTTCCCAGGGCAAAGTTTATGCGCGAGCATCCATAACCGAGGTTAAACTGACCTACATAGTTGTCAATCAGCCCTGGGCGCTCTCAACTATAAGCTGAGGCTGCTTGACCAACTACATATTTCTCAGTCTTACAATTGATTGAAGTTTTAATAATATAACCACATTTTAGCCAAAATTCTGAACGGGATCTCAAAGTCCATCTGCTTGAAGCACACATGAAGGCAAAGTAGAACATGAAAAATAAGACACAAGGAATCAGGACAACCCTATCAATTTTGTCCGCATCAAGGACAAGGAGGGTTGCAACGACCAAGATCAGATGCTTTGAAGGCATGCAAGAGCTGTAGGGGTGAAAAGGGAACATGCTCATACCTGGTTTGAGAGTATCACCATCTGCCTGAGCCTTCTTCAACTCTGGTCATGGCCTGATTGAGCCTACTTTTCTTCATCTACATACAAAAGAGAAGAAATGGTTTGTTTACTTCAAGTGGTTGAATGAAAGATTAGAGAAAGGAATGAGGAGGCAGCCTCGATTGTGAAGACCTGTGGCAGGAATGGGGGCGGAGCGTGCTCATCAGTTGTCACGGCCATGCTGGCGGCGTGTGGGGATCCGAGGCGATGGCGGCGTCCTGGTGATccgaggcgacggcggcggcggcgtcctgcCAGATCAAGGCAATTAAAACTATCACCAGATCATGAGTGTGTAAGACAATATATATGCTGTGTTAAACTGTAATTTTTCATGGCTTGCGAGCAATTCGCAGAACATCCATCGAACATTGCCATGGAGTTAGATATCTCCTACACCGTCGATTTTTTAAATTTCATACTACCACCTCCAATTGATGATTCAGGCCCTGTTTGATAGCTCTGTATTTTCTAAGTATTTTGGAAATACTACAGTTTTTAGGATTACCATGGTTTTAGGCCCTGTTTGATAACAAAGTATTTTCTAAGTATTTTAAGAATACTGCAGTTTTTAAGATTACCATAGTTTTATTTGCAATGAGTTGTTTGGTTGCCTCTGATAATTGTGGTTTTCAAACTGCAGTATTTGCTAAACTGTAGTTTTTTCTCTGCATAAAAAAAAGAGCCCAAGACCTCTTTTTTTAAAACAGAGCAGCTGGAAAGAAGGGATGGGACGTCCTTATCGATCTTCTTCGCTCGATCTAAAACAGAGCCATCGCTcccacgccgccgccgtcgcctttGGAGATATCTCCCTCGGCCCCTTCCTCTGCAGTCTGCACGGCTGTGCCTTTCCTAACTATGGATGTCGTGCAGCTCCGCTCGAACTGTTCGTCTAGACTGCTAGCTGGATCTCTATGCTTATTAATTCAACTCCGCTCGAGCTGTTCGTATAGTCTGCTAGCTGGATCCCAATGCTTGTTAATTGAAGACTGCTCGAGCTGTTCGTCTAGTCTGCTAGCAGTCTTATCCAGGACTTGTATACATGTCTTTAGAATCAGATAGGTTCACTGTCCGACCTTGTATAGAATATGGTTTTGCTAGTTGCTGGTTAGCTGAATATTTGCTCTGGATCAGTCCCATTTTTAAACAATTGCTTTGGATAAGTCCAGTCATGAACTTGTATATGCATGAACAAATGACATACTAGATACTACTGGAGATGCAGGCCTAGAGCCTTGAATTCAAACTCCTCCCAAAGTTGGCTTTTAATGCAAATAAGAAACTCAGCTGCGGGTTTCTCTTGCCTTATTTATGCATAAATTTCAAACTGTAAGCACTGGGAATTGTTTGGTGATGGCACTATTATTTGTTCTCTCAGAAGTTGATTTGTGGAATAAGTCAGAGATTTTTTGGTTTCATGTTGTATCCTTATCAATTTTCCTGATGTTTGTTTTGATTCGAACACTTAAATTGATGCATTTTGTTTTCCATTTGCAGACAAAAAAACACGAGCATCATGGACCACTGCTCAACTTGACCTGCTCGTTTCTATGATGAAAGAGTATGCAGATGCTGCTAAATTTGGTGATCAGAATGTATACGGCTTCGATGATGGCCAACTCATCATCTTTTCAGTGTTTACGCTTCAAAAAATCCCCCCACATTGATGGAGCAACTAGGATGACTTACAGAGGATAGAGACGATCCAAATATCAAGTGAATGTGCCGAGCGTGGCCGCGCGATTCCAGTCCTGGCGCAGCTCTTCGTGCCCCTTGACAGTGACGGATGACTGGCCAACTACGCCACGTGGTGGGTCGCCACCTCCACGTGTAGCTCGGCTGCGCCTCAATGGTGACGCAATGAAGGCCAAGCCTCTCCGTCTGTGTGTAGCTTCACCACCAGATGAGTCACAGGTGAGGCCGTGCCTTGGGCGGTCTTTTTTGTATACACAAGATACCCGTTCGGTTGTTATGCAGGCTGATGGTTAGGGATATCCAGCTAGCTAGCTACAAAAGCTCAACAGAAATAGTATTCAACCGGTCAGCCGCTTGCACTGCTAACGGCTAGGTAGCGTGTTTGAACGCAACGGCTAGGCTAGACAACAATACTGTGTTTTGCGGCAACAACCAAACAGGTCACAGTAATCTCAATACTTCAATATACTTTGGTATATTAAAACTGTGGTATCTTGTACCCACTAACAAAAATACTGTGGTTTTCAATACTTCGATTTTTCTAATAATTTGCTACCAAACATAGCCTTAATTACTTTGAGGCCCTGTTTGATAGCAAAGTATTTTTTAAGTATTCTTAGAATACTGCAGTTTTTTTTACTTACCATGGTTTTATTTACAGTGACCTGTTTGGTTGGCCCTGTTTGATAGCAAAGTATTTTCTAAGTATTTTAAGAATACTACAGTTTTTCCAAATATCATAGTTTTATTTACTCTGACCTGTTTGGTTAGCACTAAATATTGTGTTATTAAAACTAGAGTATTCTCGAAACTGTAGTAATTTCTCTGCATAAAAAAAAGAACCCTGGACCTCTTTTTTCAAAACAGAGCAAGGGAAAGAAACGAGCTAGCTAGGCTGGGTACATACGTACCTTGTGGTGGATGGTTGGTACGTACCTTGCCTGTTCAGTTTTTGTATTCTCCTGTTCTTATGCACGCGTATGGTAAGGTAAGGGCCACCTAGCTAGCTGCCGGGAATAACGCACCAGAAATTGTAAAGAAGCCAGCTAGGCGTGTTTACCCTGCTAACGGTAAGCTATATGCTAGCTAGCTGCATGTGCATGGCAGATAAGTCGAATGCAACAGAAAAAATATTCGAACGGCCAGCTAGCTGTGCTTGTTTGCACTGCTAACACAATGGCTAGACAACAAAATTCACAGTGGTGTGCGACAACAACCAAACAGGTTCTATGTATTGTGAATACTTCAAAATATTGTGTTTTGATGAAACCATGGTATCTCATACCTACTGGCAAAATTACTTCAGTTTTGGATACTTCAGTTCATTTCACCATTTGCTAGTATTTCCAATACTGTGGTAAATTCTCTGTATAAAAAAAGAACCCTTGTCTTCTTCTTTTTTTAAAACAGAGCAAGCGAAAGAAAAGAACCCGTCGCTGGCTATTCTCAGCAGACTCGTCTCGCTATCGAGCCATAgcctctgccgccgccgccaccgtccaAAAGTGTCGACCATTTCCAGAGCCACAGAAAGGCTGGTATCTTGGTCCACATCGAACGGGAACTCGGCATTCTTAAAACAACCTGAAACAATTTGACGTGTCGGTGTAGGATGAAGTATCAAGTTCATCGAAAAGAGGTTTCTTGGGTGCTCTACTTACCACTGGGATCAGGAAATCTTAGCGATAAATTAACATGGTCGGTGACATGCATGTCGCCTTTTAGTGAGAATTCACCCTTCCATAGCATGAAACTGGCAGACTGCCGCCCATCTTTAGTCACACTCGAGACCAGGGAGACTGAAATAGGAGGCGCTGGGATAGGCTTGTCTTTCTGGAGGAAACAGTTCTTCAAGAGCTCATTTGCACAAAGTCTTTCAGCTGCCGGAGCCAAACAGATTTCTATGAAACCTCTTACTTCTGCATCTTCAACCTTGGATAGCACAGCTGGTTTTATACCCTATATAAAAAAGCATTGGAAGAAAATCAGTTGTTGTTTGATAGATAATCTTTCAAAAAGGATGGGTACTTTGTGGACCCCAAAGCACTTACTTCACAAATTTTCTTGTATATCCATGGCTTGCCTTCGCATTCACTGTATGGTTATTCACATGTCACCATTTCAAGCATGCACATCCCAAATGAATATATATCCACCAACTCGTTGTAATTCCCAGTGAAGAGTTCTGGTGCCATAAACTCTAATGTGCCTGCATTTTGATGACACAACTCTTGTTAGTACAAACCTTCCTAAAAATGTTATTTCTAAGACAAAGTACGCTGTGAGTGTGTCGTATCATTAAGAGTAAATCTACTGTAAACAGAATATATGTATACATTTCACACATCTGTAGCTGTTAGAAAAACACAATTCCACACACCTTCGATACTTCTCGTTTTCCGTTGATGCAAAAATGTCGCCAGACCAAAGTCGCCAATCTTCACTTGTCCATCATGACCGTTTATGAATATGTTGTCACACTTTAAATCCCTATGAATAATGGATGGTTCCTGACTCCGAAGATATTCCAGCCCTGTCAATATCTGTATTGCCCACCCTCTCATAGCCTTCATACCAACTTTATTGTGCTTCTTACGGAACCTGGTTATCATTCCAAATTGCAATGATCAGAATGTACTGAATGAAAGGGCGATAAGAGTGAACTCTATGCATGGTTAAATTTCAATCAAACTTTCTCCACACAACAACAGACTCCGGCATGGTTGGTTACTAAGAAACCAATTCAATAAAGTACATCAACTTATAAACAGAAAGGGTAATCCATAACAGAATCAGGCAAAGCATTACGAACGAGGCGGACTGGAGTTTATATGCACATGACCTACATGTACGGGAATGTTTTCATTAGCATGCCTAGTCTAGAACATAAAAGGTGCAAGCCCATCCCTTTGCCGTAAGCATTCAAAATAACAAGCCTACTGTTCAACATTTTCTCCAGTAAAATACAGGTTGCCAGGCAGGTCATACTAACTCCACGGGTTACAAAATATACAGGCAATCCAATGATATAAACATCAAGAAGAAATCCTTAACGGGAAAGCAAGAAGGAATCGACCGATCTGGGACAATTCGAAGCAGCAGACCTTAACGGGGTTGAAGCAGCAGCCTTCCCCTCGTGCTCATCATCGCCTCCATGGCCTGCACACAGCCACCACCGTCACTCggcctgctgctgctgctgctaaaacaacaacaacagcaaccaCCACCAATTAGCCTAGTAAATCCAAAAATCCAATTGTGATGAAAAAACATGTCCACATCATGTGACTGCTGCAAACTGGACCCTTTTTTCGATACGCACATGGCTGCTGCAATACAATCACACACAAAAAAGACATCTTGTAGTAGGAGGCAGGGAGGGTTGGAGCAGAGCATCTTCTCCATGGACCTCCTCTCTCTCCCACATGCCCTTGAATTCCTTGACACAATACAAGCAGACATCAGATGTtggagatgaagaagaagacaagGGTAGGGGAGGAGGGATTGGTACCTACCCTGGTCGAGGGGAGTTTCATCTCCATGGCATCGCACGGAGGGAAGCTCGACGATGGCGGGCGTCCTTGGAGGTTGAGGAAGAACCGGTCGTCCTCGAGCAGGACAAATTCATCCAGGAGACAGAGCTGCGCGTGGGGGCTGGGTAGACATCGGAGATGAACCGCCAGAAACCCGGAGTTGGAGGCGACTGAAGCCCTTGCCACCGGGGAGCGGCGAATCCAGCCGGATGGGTGGACGCAGCGGCGCGAGGCGAGCACAGGAGGAGTGTGATGCGCGCCGTCGGAATCAACCGGCCGAGATCTAGATGGGGCGGCGGAGAGAGAGTTGGGTGAGTGGGTGCGGGTGCGTGGAGAGGGCGGCGGTGGTTGGGTGGCGCCCGCGGAGGAGTGGTGAGGGGGCGTGACACCGGCGGCGGCGTATGGAACCCTAGCCCAGGTCCGCAATGAAGGCGGCGCCTCGTCTCGttcctcggcggcggcggctcgtcTCGGATCGGCGGCATTCCAGGGATCCGCGAGCGCGAGGGCGGCGGCGAAGGTATGGATGCGAGTGCGAGGGCAGCGGTGACCTGGAAGCGGCGGCTCCTCTCGttccccggcggcggcggcggctccttTCGGGGCTGGGGTGTCGTTTGAGAGATGCAGCAAATCGAGATCTGATGAGCCTCGTTTTCTTACGTGCGGCCTGAGATAGGAAAGAAAACCAGACAAAAAAAACGACGAAAAAAAATCTACGAGAAAAAACCGAACGAAAATGGTGGGACGAGAATAAACCCGAAACGGATACTACCAACTGAGACATTAAGAGTAGagataccaatataaaaagacccaaaggggCAGATCCAATTAATCTCGGCCATCGAACTA containing:
- the LOC125516687 gene encoding uncharacterized protein LOC125516687; protein product: MQLIAHFTPHVRKRGSSDLDLLHLSNDTPAPKGAAAAAGEREEPPLPGHRCPRTRIHTFAAALALADPWNAADPRRAAAAEERDEAPPSLRTWARVPYAAAGVTPPHHSSAGATQPPPPSPRTRTHSPNSLSAAPSRSRPVDSDGAHHTPPVLASRRCVHPSGWIRRSPVARASVASNSGFLAVHLRCLPSPHAQLCLLDEFVLLEDDRFFLNLQGRPPSSSFPPCDAMEMKLPSTREFKGMWEREEVHGEDALLQPSLPPTTRCLFCV